Sequence from the Gadus chalcogrammus isolate NIFS_2021 chromosome 21, NIFS_Gcha_1.0, whole genome shotgun sequence genome:
GtgaattatgtttattttataataGGATAcagtacaagcacacacacaataatcagTTTAGCGTGTTGCTGCTTGGACTGATGCAACAGGTGCAACTTCAGTCCTGCTCCTAATGCCAGCCAACATGGCTGTCCACGCGGATGGGGTTAACCACTGGAGCATGCGCCCTCAAACAGGGGGAGCATGCTTGAGTACATTTAAACATAGTAACCACATGAAAGTCCATACAaaagtaatgaaaaaaaaaagaaaagaacgaaataagaaagaaataagaaataagaaaaatgaTGGTTTTGGCACAAGGAAAACCAAAGAAGAAGTCGAGGGGAGAAAGCCACAGCAACACTGGAGAATGTATTCGATTGCTCCCTCTCTTGGCCATGGCATGATCAAGTATTTTTAGAAAAATCGTAGTCAAACAGTCTGTCCTATTTACACAGGGTTCGAGGTGAGATGCAGgcatttcgggggggggggctcagggtGGGCTGTTGCCGAGGGCCGGCGGGCATTTGTCAGATTCTCACATGATGACAGTCTCGATTTGGCGAGAGTAGCAGATAGGAGACTTGTGTTTGGGGGCGGGACTTGGGCTGCGAGTCAGTGGGCTAGCGGGGCGGGCCAGCGGACTGGGGGGGCGGTACATCGGGCCGGACGGGGCGGTGATCTTGGCGGAAGGGGTGCGGCTTGCCCATCTGGAGGGAggacgctgattggctggccGGGCCGGCCGGGAGAAATTGTtcgtgtgtgttgctgtggatGACTCGGCCGGGATgacctggagggggggagggaaggagggagggagggagggaggggagagagaggagagagaggagagagaggagagagagagagagagagagagagagagatagagagagagagagagagagagagagagagagagagagagagagagagagagagagagagagagagagagagagagagagagagagagagagagagagagagagagagagagagagagagagagagagagagagagagagagagagattgattgaCATTTAGTTTCATGTTGTCTTGATAGAAGTTCAGCTCAGGATCATTCTAAGTTTCAACaatgtgtgatagtgtgtgtgtgtgtgtgtgtgcgtctgcgtgcgtgtgcatgtgtgcgtgcgtgtgtgtgcacacacgggCCCCCTCACCTGCGGTGGCCCCTGTCTGTGTGCGGCGTGTCCCCCTCTGGGCCCCGCCGCGCTGTACTCGTGTTGAATGTCCAGCATGTCCAGCAGCTCCATGAGCGCGTCGTCGTCCCTCCCGCGGCCCCCGCTCGGCCCCTCTCCCTGGGCCCCCTGgcccctctggttcctctggccgccgccgccacccggCGCCTTGAAGTCCGCTCTGGGCTGCTCCCCGTAGCGGGACGGGGCGCAcccccccctccggccccccgcGTCCCTCTCCGTGCCGCTGTCGGCCCTGGGTCTGGGCTTGGGGCTGCCGGCCACCGGCGCCCTCCTCCTTTGGCCCGGCTCTGACTCCGGCGTCAGGGCGTCGGCGGCGGGCGCGCGAGCCCGGCGCTGAGAGCCCGGCGTGGAGGCCTTGGGGCTCTCCGGGCAGGCGTCCCGCCGGGTGACCACGCCGCACTCGGTGAGCGTCTTGCCCTCGTTCTCGTGCAGCATGGCGCCGAACTTGCGCAGGACGGACGGGCTGCCGCACTTCCTGTCCGCCAGCTGCCCCTGGCCGAAGGGCTTCCTGTCCAGGGCGGGGGAGTCGCAGTGCGCGCCGCCGGCGGGGGGGTGCGGCTggggggccgggcggggggccgccgaggagggggaggggtcccTCTGTCGGAGGGGGGGCTTGGCGCAGGTGTTCTCCTTGTCTTTCGTTCGGGACGTGCGGTTCTTGTGGTTCTCCGTCTCCTCCACGCTTCCCGACGGCTGGCTGTGACAATTCCTGTTGCCGCGGGAACAGAGCTTTAATAACACGTTCGCAGTGTTTGCCGTCCCTCCGAGGATCAGGCCGGATCTTTGTGCCGAGGCACGAGAATCTAATTGAATCAATTACCTTCCGTTTCCGGCGCCGCTCCTGCCGTCGTCCTGGGGCTTGGGGAGGTCCCGGCTCACAGCGATAGTGTCGTTGAAGTGCTGAGGACGAAAACACAATGACGATATTAAAAAACACGCTCAAGTGAACTCTAAATAACTGTACAAGCCCCCCCCAGGCTTCCCATTAGTGCTTCCCACTTTGATTCACAAGTAAGTTCCCCATCTCCCGGTCGATAAACTGAATTCTTAGCAACAAGCCTGTTTTTCTCCCCCCGAAGAGCCGATGGTGTTTCAACAGCCAGGACATGTTCCATATTGAATTTCCTTCCGACCGGGACATGGGGTTAATTCCCGGAATGTGTGCGAATGCTCTcttgcgagggggggggggcgggtgttAAGCCAGACGCAGCGGAGGGGAGTGAAATCTGAAAGTGGCTGATATCTGGTAAGCCCttctccccttttctctcccccccaccccagccaccAGCGAAGGGAACCTGGGACTGGGGGGGGGTAATCAATACGCTCTGACTCAAACTGGTCTTTAGTCGGGGCACCTTCGTCGCTCACATTTCCTCCCGTCTGCACATACCAAGCTAAGGCTGAACGACTAATCGAATTCAAACCGATGTAATAGTAATAGAATGCAATCGCAATGTAATAGAATGTGGATTACTTTTGGTGATTTGCtaccgttactgactggagatcagtaagattcaTGTATACTTTGGTtccttttacaattcaatagttaaataaagatggcCAAAAGGAAAGCGCACTTTTTTTATGTGTTGattgcttccaatgttgtgttggagATACtgtagaatgatttattgctcgTTAAGTGAATATTACTGATCgtaaggaactttaaaaagaaatTTGCATCATTGGTCGGaataatcgcaattcgattattttGGGGTGCGGGAAGTTGGGGTACGGGTACCCACCACGCGGCGTGCGCCGTTGTTCTTCCGCCTCATGTCCTTGCCCTGTCCCAGGTAGTCCTGCAGCAGGTCTCCGATCTCCGACGCCACTCCGTTGCCGTGGCAGCCGTAGCCGTAGCCGCCGTTCCGGTGGTCTGCGGCGTAGCCGTAGCCGTCGGGGCCGCGGCCGTAGCCGCAGCCGAACCCGTTGCCGCCGCCGTGGCGCTTGGGGGCGGTCGCCGCGGTTACCAGGTGGTCACCCGTGGCACCGTCGTAGTAGCGGCTGTGGCCGGCGTGCCCCAGGCCAAACGCCAGGGCGTCGCCGTTCTTCTGCTTGTCGGTGGTGACGTCACTTCCTCCTCTGCGTGCCTGGACTTCATTgtacagctgggggggggggggggggggggataggaatAAAACATGAGCAACTCAATCTTTATTAACAACAAAGGGACTAGTTGTCGTGCCGACACAAATGTGTTCCGTGGTACATGACATGAAGAACAGTGTGCTGGGAAAACACCGCTCCACATTTCATATGATTGTACAAAACAGGGCATATAGTCGTCTTTGCATAAACGGTTTGCGTGACGCAACTGGCGCGAGCTATTCCCCTCGGTGTAAAACTTGTGTTTCCCCTCATCGCTCCACCAATCCCCTTTAATGCGTTCATAAGGATCCActttcagtgtgtgcgtgtgtagaggCGCACGTGGTaggggcgtgtttgtttgtgtgtgtgtgtctgtttggcgTGGTCCGTCAGCACATGCCGGTTTAATTAGCTTGTTAACATTTGCCTTTATCATTGCTTCAGCCAGGGAGGCTGACTTAGTGTTCTGCCAAAGGTTATTatagagcacacacacgcacacatatacatgcgtgcacacacaactcatacacacacacacacacacacacacacacacacacacacacacacacacacacacacatacatgcacacacacacatactctcacgCCACAAAAAGGCGCACAAACGTGTgcatacacaacacacgcatacacaattccacacacacttacaccacacacatgcatgcatatacacacacccacacacgcactcataaCAAATCCAATATATTTTGATCTTGGCAAACACTAAAGCAATGTATTATCTTGCTCGTTATTGGAGAAAGGGTCGTGTAATTGCATGCGTGTTGTTATAGATTTTCCGCGAAAACATCATTGATTTGTTGCCCTTACTATGTCAAAGAGCATTGATTTCCAAACTCATGCTCCCAATCAAGCAATCGGCCCTGGAATTCCCTACGATTCATAACATCATACTGACCAAAGGACACCACGATGCAAGCCCAGATCCTGCGTTGCCCTCACTGCCCTTCCCCGATAACTTCTCAAGATACTTCACAACAGTTTATATCGAGGACGCAGTACAGTACAATGCAGTAGAGTGTAACATAGTGCAGTGCAGCGTAGTGCCAGGCTTCATTTcccccgggccctcagatcctcctcagctggtctcctctccacccacacatc
This genomic interval carries:
- the LOC130374583 gene encoding serine/arginine repetitive matrix protein 1-like, producing MAAIDLRRGLEHGGRGWGPERADATDGFDSEMQEWEDQLQDMQKKIEELYNEVQARRGGSDVTTDKQKNGDALAFGLGHAGHSRYYDGATGDHLVTAATAPKRHGGGNGFGCGYGRGPDGYGYAADHRNGGYGYGCHGNGVASEIGDLLQDYLGQGKDMRRKNNGARRVHFNDTIAVSRDLPKPQDDGRSGAGNGRNCHSQPSGSVEETENHKNRTSRTKDKENTCAKPPLRQRDPSPSSAAPRPAPQPHPPAGGAHCDSPALDRKPFGQGQLADRKCGSPSVLRKFGAMLHENEGKTLTECGVVTRRDACPESPKASTPGSQRRARAPAADALTPESEPGQRRRAPVAGSPKPRPRADSGTERDAGGRRGGCAPSRYGEQPRADFKAPGGGGGQRNQRGQGAQGEGPSGGRGRDDDALMELLDMLDIQHEYSAAGPRGGHAAHRQGPPQVIPAESSTATHTNNFSRPARPANQRPPSRWASRTPSAKITAPSGPMYRPPSPLARPASPLTRSPSPAPKHKSPICYSRQIETVIM